From a region of the Paenibacillus sp. FSL R10-2734 genome:
- a CDS encoding helix-turn-helix domain-containing protein, with translation MLTAILVDDDYPVIRYLSQAVPWSELGIELIGCFYSGLEAWEKASENPPDLIITDIGMPKMNGLEMLEKFRAVKPGIRAIILSCHNEFKYAQQALKLNVGEYILKESLDIEQLGHALRTLVKEVGLNRQQHTEMLVYKQKQSQNRAALKEKFLKDTLYQSWDKVAWIEQARSNGIMIHAKTYIPMLIVIDRPEEASRVRRMSEYTISFAVENIMHEVLEADHSLFISRYSHKEIVILFCSDQASRDQQAIYHSIQNAASAVQKYLKLSVSCLFGAEARSPEEIRGTLQRMLREKVQRFYLPAAGIHRFEEICFSGEDIYAEYGSLYAVINDDIALNRETELRVHVKEWREWVASQKFHPNEVKECVLRLLMDLQLKTKQLLQSPLPMVEEKLFSLVGDIETLEHLEDWLVQYLEELARKISLFSIKSKRSEVIKAQQFVISHVTEKITLEDMAGRLNLNASYFSRLFKRETNQNFIEYVNMLKLQKAKELLNQSGKTVEEISEYLGYANKSYFIKLFKREMGMRPSEYAAWH, from the coding sequence ATGCTGACGGCAATATTGGTGGATGATGACTATCCGGTTATCCGTTATTTGTCGCAGGCCGTGCCTTGGAGTGAACTCGGTATTGAACTCATCGGATGCTTCTACAGTGGTCTGGAGGCTTGGGAGAAAGCATCGGAGAATCCACCAGATCTGATTATTACTGATATTGGCATGCCCAAGATGAACGGATTGGAGATGCTTGAGAAATTCAGAGCGGTGAAGCCGGGAATCCGTGCGATCATTCTCTCCTGCCACAACGAATTTAAGTACGCTCAGCAGGCACTTAAGCTAAACGTGGGGGAATATATTTTAAAGGAATCACTGGATATCGAGCAGCTGGGACATGCACTCAGAACACTTGTGAAGGAAGTGGGTCTGAACAGGCAGCAGCATACCGAGATGCTGGTATATAAGCAAAAGCAATCACAGAACCGCGCCGCGCTAAAAGAAAAGTTTCTTAAAGATACATTGTACCAATCTTGGGACAAGGTGGCTTGGATCGAGCAAGCCCGGTCAAACGGAATTATGATCCATGCCAAGACCTATATTCCGATGCTTATAGTGATTGACCGTCCAGAGGAAGCCTCACGGGTGCGCCGTATGAGTGAATATACGATTTCTTTTGCAGTCGAGAATATTATGCATGAAGTGCTTGAGGCTGATCACAGTCTGTTTATTTCGAGATACAGTCACAAGGAGATTGTCATTCTCTTTTGCAGCGATCAGGCTTCCAGAGACCAACAAGCGATCTATCATTCCATTCAAAATGCAGCCTCTGCCGTACAGAAATATCTCAAGCTGTCCGTCTCCTGTCTATTTGGCGCTGAGGCGCGCAGTCCTGAGGAGATTCGCGGAACACTTCAGCGGATGCTAAGGGAGAAGGTTCAGCGGTTTTATCTCCCGGCGGCGGGAATCCACCGTTTTGAAGAGATATGCTTTTCTGGAGAAGATATTTATGCCGAATATGGAAGCTTGTACGCTGTTATCAATGATGATATTGCCCTGAACAGGGAAACGGAGCTTCGCGTTCATGTTAAGGAATGGAGAGAATGGGTAGCATCGCAGAAGTTCCATCCAAATGAAGTTAAGGAATGTGTTCTTAGGTTGCTGATGGACTTGCAATTGAAGACAAAACAACTGCTGCAGTCTCCATTGCCTATGGTCGAAGAGAAGCTGTTTAGCTTGGTGGGTGACATTGAAACCCTGGAGCATTTGGAAGATTGGCTGGTTCAGTACTTGGAGGAGTTAGCGCGGAAAATAAGTTTATTCTCCATCAAGTCCAAACGGAGTGAAGTCATCAAAGCCCAGCAGTTCGTAATTAGTCATGTAACGGAAAAAATAACGCTGGAGGACATGGCCGGACGCCTTAATTTGAATGCCAGCTATTTCAGCCGTTTGTTCAAACGAGAAACAAATCAGAATTTCATTGAATATGTAAATATGCTTAAGCTTCAGAAGGCAAAGGAGCTGCTTAATCAGTCTGGAAAGACTGTGGAAGAGATCTCCGAGTATCTGGGATATGCCAACAAAAGTTATTTTATCAAGCTGTTTAAACGAGAAATGGGCATGAGGCCCAGTGAATATGCAGCTTGGCATTGA
- a CDS encoding DUF2264 domain-containing protein, whose amino-acid sequence MKGAKNELQMFLNELYAPLESQFTAGRAGIDMGATGSIYNEATALMEAFARPLWGLVPHASGGGESALWPMFLEGIINGTDPEHEEYWGEFSTKDQRMVEQAVLGLGLALAPHKMWGPLSDTQKRHVYNWLNQINHVDRSNPNNWLMFTVLVNVGFKKIGLPYDQEIMNDYLEKIDTYYLGDGWYSDGLTDQRDYYIAFAMHYYTLIYAKLMADDDPQRAAAYRERSAQFAQDFIYWFAEDGSAIPFGRSLTYRFAQVSFWSALVYAEVLPFSYGVLKGIIMRHFRWWFDKPIIGIDGLLSIGYAYPNLVMTENYNAPGSPYWAFKAMLILALPDDHPFWQAEEEPLPVLNDLLPLQEARMLVSRPEGNRHVIAYTSGQMANFDMAHSAAKYSKFAYSTLFGFSVPKSGYGLSQGAYDSTLALCECDEHYRVRRFCEQWEIGESFVYSLWHPWSDVHVETWIIPAGLWHVRIHSIHSARKLDVAEGGFAIGQSAGFSRSERETIQVSNTAVSVQLPWGISAIHTLSGFDRGECVQPEPNTNLLKPRTLLPSLCSRLEPRNQVLISAIFGATNTPENQLSLATPPLIKQSDGSIAVYDPRNGALLHTVDLSERRNKDVENGN is encoded by the coding sequence ATGAAGGGTGCTAAAAATGAATTACAAATGTTCTTAAATGAACTATATGCTCCGCTGGAGAGTCAATTTACTGCTGGTCGTGCAGGCATCGATATGGGAGCTACAGGATCAATATACAATGAAGCTACCGCACTTATGGAAGCCTTCGCTCGTCCATTATGGGGGCTTGTTCCCCATGCCAGCGGCGGAGGAGAAAGTGCGCTCTGGCCAATGTTCCTCGAGGGGATCATCAACGGGACAGACCCAGAGCATGAAGAATATTGGGGTGAATTCTCGACCAAAGACCAGCGTATGGTAGAACAAGCCGTGCTGGGACTGGGTCTTGCTCTTGCGCCGCATAAGATGTGGGGGCCACTGAGTGATACCCAGAAACGACATGTATATAACTGGTTGAACCAGATCAATCATGTAGATCGTTCTAACCCGAATAACTGGCTGATGTTCACAGTTCTTGTGAATGTGGGCTTTAAGAAAATCGGATTGCCCTACGATCAAGAGATAATGAATGATTATTTGGAGAAAATTGATACCTACTACCTGGGTGATGGCTGGTATTCCGACGGGCTGACCGATCAGAGAGATTATTATATTGCTTTTGCTATGCACTATTACACGTTAATATACGCTAAATTGATGGCGGATGATGATCCTCAGAGGGCTGCAGCTTACCGGGAAAGATCCGCGCAATTTGCCCAAGACTTTATTTATTGGTTTGCTGAGGACGGAAGTGCCATTCCTTTCGGACGTAGTCTGACCTATCGTTTTGCGCAGGTCTCCTTCTGGAGTGCGCTGGTGTATGCCGAGGTACTTCCTTTTTCATATGGCGTTCTCAAGGGAATTATAATGCGTCATTTTCGTTGGTGGTTTGATAAACCTATTATCGGAATAGACGGACTGCTTAGCATCGGATATGCTTACCCGAATCTGGTAATGACAGAGAACTACAACGCCCCCGGATCACCGTATTGGGCCTTTAAAGCTATGCTTATTCTCGCATTGCCGGATGATCATCCTTTTTGGCAGGCGGAGGAAGAGCCACTGCCTGTATTGAATGATCTACTGCCTCTCCAAGAGGCACGTATGCTTGTGAGTCGTCCAGAAGGAAATAGGCATGTCATCGCCTATACCTCAGGTCAGATGGCTAACTTTGATATGGCACATAGCGCGGCCAAATATTCGAAGTTTGCATACTCTACGTTATTCGGCTTCAGTGTGCCGAAATCAGGATACGGGTTGAGTCAAGGCGCTTACGACTCTACACTAGCGTTGTGCGAATGCGATGAACACTACCGAGTTCGCAGATTTTGTGAGCAGTGGGAAATTGGAGAGAGTTTTGTATATTCCCTCTGGCATCCATGGAGCGATGTTCATGTGGAGACATGGATAATTCCGGCAGGTCTGTGGCATGTCCGTATTCACAGCATTCATAGTGCGCGGAAGCTCGACGTTGCGGAGGGGGGATTTGCGATTGGTCAGTCTGCAGGCTTCTCCCGAAGTGAACGGGAAACGATCCAAGTATCTAACACTGCTGTCTCGGTGCAATTGCCCTGGGGAATCAGTGCGATACATACGCTAAGCGGCTTTGACCGGGGAGAGTGTGTACAACCCGAACCCAATACCAATCTGCTGAAGCCACGGACGCTTCTTCCAAGCTTGTGCTCCAGACTGGAACCGAGAAATCAGGTACTGATCTCTGCTATCTTTGGAGCGACGAATACGCCAGAGAACCAGTTAAGTCTGGCTACCCCGCCGCTTATTAAGCAGTCGGATGGAAGTATTGCTGTATACGATCCCCGTAACGGTGCACTGCTGCATACTGTTGATTTATCGGAAAGGAGAAACAAAGATGTGGAAAACGGCAATTGA
- a CDS encoding glycoside hydrolase family 88 protein: MWKTAIEEAIRKVGSNVTSHPGKLPHITEGQQYEWGDNDDWIEGFYVGMMWLAYEYGKDSFYKEAAASWLGNFKHRLDHHIALDHHDIGFLYSLTAVAEWKITGSVEARAVGLQAADTLCKRWRETAGILQAWGLESDPENAGRIIIDCLLNLPLLFWAAEETGDSRYYDIALQHALKSRKYLVRGDASSYHTFYFDPVTGNAIRGGTHQGYEDGSTWTRGQAWGIYGFALAYRYTRDEDFLNTSKSLAHYFINHLPEDSVAYWDFDVPVETDTPRDSSASAIAASGLLELLDLLEADDPDRVIYEAALLRSMKSLVEHYATSGNPEAEGLLKHGSYHVRGGRVPDGHMIWGDYYYLEALIRMQTGIRGYW; encoded by the coding sequence ATGTGGAAAACGGCAATTGAGGAAGCAATTCGCAAGGTCGGGAGCAATGTCACCAGTCATCCGGGCAAACTGCCTCATATCACGGAGGGGCAGCAGTACGAATGGGGCGACAATGACGATTGGATAGAGGGATTTTATGTGGGCATGATGTGGCTTGCCTACGAGTATGGAAAAGATTCATTCTATAAGGAGGCGGCAGCCTCTTGGTTGGGGAACTTCAAACATCGTCTAGATCATCACATCGCCCTTGACCATCATGATATAGGTTTCTTGTATTCATTGACTGCGGTAGCAGAGTGGAAAATAACAGGAAGCGTTGAAGCACGGGCTGTCGGACTTCAAGCTGCGGATACGCTGTGCAAGCGCTGGCGTGAAACAGCAGGGATTCTTCAGGCCTGGGGACTAGAGAGTGATCCCGAGAACGCGGGGCGCATTATTATTGACTGCTTGTTGAATTTGCCACTGTTGTTTTGGGCTGCGGAGGAAACGGGGGACAGTCGCTATTATGATATAGCTCTCCAGCATGCACTAAAGAGTCGTAAATATCTTGTTCGCGGCGATGCTTCCTCTTACCATACGTTTTATTTTGATCCGGTTACCGGAAATGCAATCCGTGGAGGAACCCATCAAGGCTATGAGGACGGATCGACTTGGACACGTGGTCAGGCGTGGGGAATATACGGATTTGCTCTAGCTTATCGCTATACACGGGATGAAGATTTTCTTAACACCTCCAAAAGTCTGGCCCATTATTTCATTAACCATCTACCTGAGGACAGTGTTGCTTATTGGGATTTCGATGTGCCAGTGGAAACTGATACACCTCGCGACAGCTCGGCTTCGGCGATTGCGGCTTCCGGTCTCTTGGAACTGCTGGATCTCTTGGAAGCAGATGATCCCGACCGTGTTATTTATGAAGCAGCCCTACTTCGCAGCATGAAATCGCTGGTGGAACATTATGCGACGTCTGGAAATCCAGAGGCGGAAGGACTGCTGAAGCATGGCTCCTATCATGTCAGAGGTGGACGCGTGCCTGATGGTCATATGATTTGGGGAGACTATTATTATCTAGAAGCGCTGATCCGCATGCAGACCGGAATCCGAGGATATTGGTAG
- a CDS encoding LacI family DNA-binding transcriptional regulator — translation MKVKVTMQDIADRLNISKNSVSQALSGKDGVSEETRQLIIDAANEMGYIYSRGRKSTEEEVGTFVILASEFAFSKRNFFGEIYLSIEKEAAKRNKRMVIQSIDKHASENLILPSILLDDSVEGILILSHITNPYIQAVTDTGIPTVLIDHHHPDLMADSILTNNRYAAYTAVQHLIELGHTHIGFIGNIQFSPSYYERLEGYRLALYQAGIKFNPIWVVDHVLEEMDDVFTAVQGLDKQPTAWFCVNDGFGFLINSVIYKLGYQIPQDVSIVSFDNGQLSRITTPLTTTMDVDLTYFGRKAVEQLIWRIDHPEDPFIEVLLPSNLIIRESTQHLNT, via the coding sequence ATGAAAGTGAAGGTAACAATGCAAGATATCGCCGATCGATTAAATATATCTAAGAACTCTGTTTCTCAGGCTCTGTCAGGTAAAGACGGTGTTAGTGAAGAAACGAGGCAATTAATTATCGATGCAGCGAATGAGATGGGTTACATCTATTCGCGAGGGCGCAAAAGCACTGAAGAGGAAGTTGGGACCTTTGTCATTTTGGCATCAGAATTCGCATTTTCCAAACGTAACTTTTTCGGAGAAATTTATTTGAGCATTGAGAAGGAAGCTGCAAAGCGAAATAAGCGCATGGTTATTCAATCTATTGATAAGCATGCTTCCGAAAATCTGATCCTGCCTTCGATATTATTGGATGATTCCGTAGAAGGAATCTTAATTTTGTCCCATATTACGAACCCTTATATCCAAGCAGTGACCGACACAGGGATTCCCACCGTGTTAATTGATCACCACCATCCTGATCTTATGGCCGACAGTATTCTCACCAATAATCGCTATGCAGCTTATACAGCGGTGCAGCATTTAATTGAATTGGGACATACCCATATTGGCTTTATCGGCAATATTCAGTTCTCTCCAAGCTATTACGAGCGCCTGGAAGGTTATCGCCTGGCTCTATACCAAGCTGGAATTAAATTCAACCCGATATGGGTGGTCGATCATGTACTTGAAGAAATGGATGACGTATTCACCGCAGTTCAAGGGTTGGATAAGCAGCCCACGGCTTGGTTCTGTGTCAATGACGGATTTGGGTTCTTGATCAATTCTGTTATATACAAGCTTGGGTATCAAATCCCCCAAGATGTATCCATTGTCAGCTTCGATAATGGACAATTGTCACGAATCACGACACCTTTGACTACAACAATGGATGTAGATTTGACTTACTTTGGACGTAAAGCCGTAGAACAGCTTATTTGGCGTATTGATCATCCTGAGGATCCTTTTATAGAAGTTCTTCTTCCATCCAATCTGATCATTCGGGAATCCACACAACATTTAAATACATAA
- a CDS encoding ABC transporter substrate-binding protein: MKKKLSVMLALTLVFTILAGCGSKSSNTGTSADGVTTIEFWAAPNPTQQAYWQRIAKEYETVNPKVKINVSAIKESPTSEASIQAAIAGGSAPTMTENISRGFAAQLANSKALVPLDTIDGFNDIVTKRNMTKTIEPWEFADGHQYVLPIYSNAMLFGWRTDILKEAGVNEVPRTYSEVLDATKKLKAKYPDKYLWAKPDLADPTSWKRWFDFFMLYNAASDGNKFIEGSNFVGDEKAGVDVLTFVDNLRKEKGLLSQNVTEPFENGVGVFTDVGPWTFSTWAEKYPELQYKKNFEVTLPPVPDGMDPANAKTFADAKGIVIYASASPEQQAAAIEFIKWVYSDDKNDVAFFQETNLPPARDDVGTNEVFKPVFEKTPVLQEYAKAIPNAVPSMDNPKFNELQTFIGQEAFNKIVRGEIDPKTGWDNMKKAIEGELQ, encoded by the coding sequence ATGAAGAAGAAGCTTTCAGTAATGCTTGCACTTACGCTTGTATTCACGATTCTAGCCGGTTGTGGATCGAAGAGCAGTAATACAGGCACTTCAGCAGATGGAGTAACAACTATTGAGTTCTGGGCAGCACCTAACCCGACTCAACAAGCATATTGGCAGAGAATCGCCAAAGAGTATGAGACTGTGAACCCTAAGGTGAAAATTAATGTAAGTGCGATCAAGGAGTCCCCAACTTCTGAGGCGAGTATCCAAGCTGCAATTGCAGGTGGAAGCGCACCGACGATGACTGAGAATATTAGCCGTGGTTTTGCAGCACAGCTTGCGAACAGTAAAGCGTTGGTTCCATTGGATACGATAGATGGCTTCAATGATATTGTGACAAAACGTAATATGACCAAAACGATTGAACCTTGGGAATTTGCGGATGGCCATCAATATGTTCTTCCAATCTACTCGAATGCGATGTTGTTCGGATGGAGAACGGATATCTTGAAAGAAGCTGGTGTGAACGAAGTTCCGAGAACATACAGCGAAGTGCTTGACGCAACGAAAAAATTAAAAGCAAAATACCCAGATAAATATCTTTGGGCGAAACCTGACTTAGCTGACCCTACATCTTGGAAAAGATGGTTCGACTTCTTCATGTTGTACAATGCAGCTTCAGACGGTAACAAGTTCATTGAAGGTAGCAATTTTGTAGGCGATGAAAAAGCTGGTGTAGACGTTCTTACTTTCGTGGACAATCTTCGTAAGGAAAAAGGGCTGTTGTCTCAGAATGTAACAGAACCTTTCGAAAATGGTGTGGGCGTATTTACGGATGTAGGGCCTTGGACATTCAGCACATGGGCTGAGAAATACCCAGAGCTTCAGTACAAGAAGAACTTTGAAGTAACATTGCCTCCTGTTCCGGACGGTATGGATCCAGCGAATGCAAAAACATTTGCGGATGCAAAAGGAATTGTTATCTATGCATCGGCAAGTCCAGAGCAACAAGCTGCTGCAATAGAATTCATCAAGTGGGTGTACTCGGATGACAAGAACGATGTTGCCTTTTTCCAAGAAACCAACTTGCCTCCAGCACGTGATGATGTAGGTACAAATGAAGTGTTTAAACCAGTATTTGAAAAAACGCCTGTATTGCAAGAGTATGCTAAAGCAATTCCGAATGCTGTACCATCCATGGACAATCCGAAATTCAACGAATTGCAAACCTTTATTGGTCAAGAGGCCTTTAATAAAATCGTTCGTGGAGAGATTGATCCAAAAACAGGTTGGGACAATATGAAGAAGGCGATTGAAGGGGAACTTCAATAA
- a CDS encoding sugar ABC transporter permease translates to MEKNNNRLGWLFASPYLIFSTVFFLGPLIWSLYLSFTNWDLISPTYDFVGFKNFIKALGTPGVRSAFWVTYKFMIVFVPIVTAMSLFVAVIVKGLPKFKSVFLIGFFLPYLSSGVVASLIVKGFLSHTSPVQTFLRDRLGLDIDWLGGSFSALFVVAMIMAWKFTGYYALILTSGLESIDQEVYEAAAIDGVKDSQRFWKITLPLVYPAIYTTLILSFGATFGIFTEVYQLTGGGPNYATNTWQMEIYSQAFKNLQAGYASAIAIMAAVATFVSIYVIRKILEMWGKRNGWV, encoded by the coding sequence ATTGAAAAAAATAATAATCGGTTAGGCTGGCTTTTTGCCAGCCCTTACCTTATTTTTTCGACAGTATTTTTCTTAGGGCCGCTTATCTGGTCTCTTTATTTGTCTTTTACTAACTGGGACTTGATTTCACCAACTTATGATTTTGTAGGATTTAAGAACTTTATCAAAGCTTTAGGCACACCAGGAGTAAGATCGGCATTTTGGGTAACGTACAAATTTATGATCGTGTTTGTACCGATTGTTACAGCCATGTCGCTTTTTGTAGCGGTGATTGTAAAAGGCTTACCTAAATTTAAATCTGTATTTCTTATTGGGTTCTTCTTGCCTTACCTATCCTCAGGGGTTGTTGCATCCCTTATTGTTAAAGGGTTTTTGTCACATACAAGTCCTGTTCAAACATTCTTGCGTGACCGGTTAGGTCTTGATATTGACTGGCTCGGGGGATCTTTCTCGGCATTGTTCGTCGTAGCGATGATTATGGCCTGGAAATTTACTGGTTACTATGCGTTAATCCTTACTTCAGGTTTAGAAAGTATTGATCAAGAAGTATATGAAGCAGCGGCGATTGATGGCGTGAAGGACAGTCAAAGGTTCTGGAAAATTACGTTGCCTTTGGTTTACCCTGCGATTTATACAACCTTAATCTTATCCTTTGGTGCAACATTCGGAATCTTTACTGAGGTCTATCAATTAACAGGTGGCGGACCTAACTACGCAACGAATACATGGCAAATGGAAATATACAGCCAAGCATTTAAGAACCTGCAAGCAGGTTACGCATCAGCTATTGCGATTATGGCTGCGGTTGCGACATTTGTGTCCATCTACGTGATTCGAAAAATTCTGGAAATGTGGGGTAAGCGCAATGGTTGGGTCTAA
- a CDS encoding carbohydrate ABC transporter permease, with translation MVGSNSNTKLRLSVRYLIAIVLLVIMVFPYLYMVLNSLADWSQVDRKLIPTKLTLRSYQWLFTGGETGITRPWIHAFFNSVFVSLISTALMMLFAIMVAYALAKLKFRGRDSINNFVLFHMFFPAIILIIPNFLIIQKVGLFDTYWALIIPKAMSLWGIFMYTNFFKAVPDAFIEAAKLDGASDFKILYKIMMPMSKSITTVVFLFLLMERWTELLWDMIVVRSDGMLTLNVLLSQMFGPYQAYPGPMYAGAVMLTLPIIILFIIFGKKFQEGMQFNLK, from the coding sequence ATGGTTGGGTCTAATTCAAACACCAAGCTCCGGCTGTCGGTCCGCTATCTGATTGCGATCGTTCTGCTCGTGATTATGGTATTCCCCTATTTATATATGGTATTGAACTCACTTGCGGATTGGTCACAGGTAGACCGGAAGCTTATACCGACGAAATTAACGCTACGCTCGTATCAATGGCTCTTTACAGGCGGTGAGACTGGGATTACAAGACCATGGATTCACGCCTTCTTTAACAGTGTGTTCGTTTCTTTGATATCTACAGCATTAATGATGCTGTTCGCGATTATGGTCGCTTATGCGTTGGCGAAGCTGAAATTCCGTGGAAGAGACTCTATTAACAACTTTGTATTGTTTCACATGTTCTTCCCGGCGATCATCCTGATCATTCCTAACTTTTTGATTATTCAAAAGGTAGGACTGTTCGATACGTATTGGGCGCTCATTATTCCGAAGGCGATGAGTTTATGGGGGATCTTCATGTATACCAACTTCTTTAAGGCGGTTCCCGACGCCTTCATTGAAGCTGCTAAGCTGGATGGGGCATCCGATTTCAAAATCCTGTATAAGATTATGATGCCGATGTCGAAGTCCATTACGACTGTTGTATTCTTATTCCTACTAATGGAACGTTGGACAGAGCTCCTCTGGGATATGATCGTCGTTCGAAGTGACGGAATGTTAACTTTGAACGTTTTATTATCTCAGATGTTCGGTCCGTATCAAGCATATCCGGGTCCAATGTATGCCGGTGCAGTGATGCTCACCTTACCAATTATTATTTTGTTCATCATTTTCGGCAAGAAGTTCCAGGAAGGTATGCAATTTAACTTGAAATAG
- a CDS encoding alpha-glucosidase — protein MEKPWWKRTVFYEVYMPSFCDSNGDGIGDFKGLTSKLDYLRDLGIGGIWLTPFYTSPKVDNGYDIADYCQIDPDFGTMEDFERFIQEAKTRGIRVIADLVLNHTSSEHAWFKESRSSKTNPKRDWYIWKDAVNGGAPNNWESFFGGTAWEWDAATEQYYYHGFAKEQVDLNWANPEVKEAMKDVMAYWLGKGVSGFRLDVINFLSVSDQFPDNPMDEATGEQKHVHDQDQDGILEVIQEISEFVHAHSGMFMVGEVGSEDMDMLKRYSGTGKFDVVFNFNLGSQKEFSPENLFAELKTMEKVHGADQMPTLFFGSHDMDRVISRFSDGDAEIEEERARLMATLALTAKGVPFLYFGEEIGMRNFVAHKLEDMRDIQGLNAYEIALQRGATPSEALKIANAKGRDASRSPMQWNAGSYGGFTSGTPWIGMGPNYEQLNVESEWNQPNSLLHYYKKLLHLRNTQNVFQFGDYDVLERRGNLILYVRTLKESNTKALVALNYDNQSVQIAPRALLDGKATFVLSSRRDKVSGSDSVTLMPNEAAIWMHEPLLFK, from the coding sequence TTGGAAAAGCCGTGGTGGAAAAGGACGGTATTCTATGAAGTGTATATGCCAAGCTTCTGTGATAGCAACGGGGATGGGATTGGTGATTTCAAAGGTCTTACTTCCAAGCTGGATTATTTGCGGGATCTTGGAATTGGGGGCATTTGGCTAACACCGTTCTATACGTCCCCTAAAGTAGATAACGGGTATGATATTGCAGATTATTGCCAAATTGATCCGGATTTTGGAACGATGGAGGACTTCGAACGATTTATCCAGGAAGCGAAGACTCGTGGGATCAGAGTGATTGCCGATCTTGTCTTAAACCATACGTCTTCAGAGCATGCGTGGTTCAAAGAATCCCGATCCTCAAAGACGAACCCGAAGCGGGATTGGTACATTTGGAAGGACGCTGTGAACGGCGGAGCTCCGAATAACTGGGAGTCTTTTTTCGGCGGAACTGCGTGGGAATGGGATGCTGCCACGGAACAGTATTACTATCATGGGTTTGCGAAAGAACAGGTCGATTTAAACTGGGCGAATCCTGAAGTAAAAGAAGCGATGAAGGATGTTATGGCTTATTGGCTGGGCAAAGGCGTAAGCGGGTTTCGGTTGGATGTTATCAACTTCTTATCGGTTTCCGATCAATTCCCAGATAATCCGATGGATGAAGCAACAGGTGAACAGAAGCATGTGCATGACCAGGATCAAGATGGAATTTTGGAAGTCATCCAGGAAATTAGTGAATTTGTTCATGCTCATAGTGGAATGTTCATGGTGGGTGAGGTTGGCTCCGAAGATATGGACATGCTGAAGCGTTACAGCGGAACGGGTAAGTTTGATGTGGTCTTTAATTTCAATCTGGGCAGTCAGAAGGAATTTAGTCCAGAGAACTTATTCGCCGAGCTTAAGACGATGGAGAAGGTACACGGTGCGGATCAGATGCCTACGTTATTCTTCGGCAGCCATGATATGGACCGCGTTATTTCGCGCTTTAGTGACGGGGATGCGGAGATTGAGGAAGAACGGGCCCGCCTTATGGCAACACTGGCCTTGACCGCTAAAGGTGTACCTTTCCTATATTTCGGCGAAGAAATTGGAATGCGGAATTTCGTAGCCCATAAGCTGGAGGACATGCGAGATATCCAAGGTTTGAATGCATATGAAATCGCACTACAGCGGGGGGCTACCCCATCGGAAGCCTTAAAAATTGCGAATGCGAAGGGAAGGGATGCGTCCCGTTCTCCAATGCAATGGAATGCAGGCTCATATGGCGGATTTACATCAGGAACACCATGGATTGGCATGGGTCCGAATTATGAGCAATTAAACGTGGAATCCGAATGGAATCAACCGAATTCACTGCTTCATTATTATAAAAAGCTTCTCCATTTGCGCAATACACAGAACGTATTTCAGTTCGGGGATTATGATGTGCTGGAACGCAGAGGCAATCTTATATTATACGTAAGGACATTGAAAGAAAGTAATACCAAAGCGCTCGTGGCCTTGAACTATGACAACCAGAGCGTGCAGATTGCTCCTAGAGCGTTACTGGATGGGAAAGCAACTTTTGTTTTATCAAGTCGCCGAGATAAAGTGAGCGGCTCAGACTCAGTAACTCTGATGCCGAATGAAGCCGCAATATGGATGCATGAGCCGCTATTATTTAAATAG